ACCATCGAGGCCGCGCGCGCCGGCGACGCCGGGCGCGGATTCGCCGTGGTGGCGCAGGAGGTCAAGACGCTGGCCGGCCAGACCGCGAAGGCGACCGACGAGATCTCGTCGCACATCGTCAACATGCAGCGCGCCACCGAAGAGTCGGTCAATGCGATCAAGGCGATCGGGCAGACCATCGAGCGCATCAGCGGGATCTCGACCTCGATCTCGTCGGCGGTCGAGCAGCAGGGCACCGCGACGCAGAGCATCGCACAGGGCGTCGAGGCCGCCGCCGGCGGCACCCTCGATGTCGCCGACAACATCGAGAAGGTCGCCAAGGGCGCGATCGAAACCGAAACCACCTCGGGCCAGATGCTGAAATCGGCGCAGGAACTCGCCGAGGTCTCCACCCACCTCAAATCCGAAGTCGAGAAATTCCTCGACAGCGTCCGGGCGGCGTGAGGCGGGGCGACGCGGCATGATCCGGTACGGTGGCCTCATCCTTCGAGACGCGGCGAAGCCGCCGCTCCTCAGGATGAGGAAAACCCTATCCCTCATGGTGAGGAGCGCGGCAACGCCGCGCGTCTCGAACCATGAAGCCCCCAATCGCACATAGGACACAACATGAAACGCGTGATGATCCTGAACGGTCCCAACCTCAATTTGCTCGGCGTGCGCGAACCGCATATCTACGGCACCACCACGCTGGCGCAGATCAGGGAGAACTGCGAGCAGCACGCGGCGCGGCTGGGCCTGACGCTGTCGTTTCACCAGTCCAACCATGAAGGCGCGCTGGTCGACCTGATCCAGTCGGCGCGGCAGGACGCCGACGCCATCATCATCAATCCGGCCGCCTATTCCTTCACCTCGATCGCCATCATCGACGCCATCAAGGCGTTCGAGGGGCCGGTGCTGGAGGTGCACATCTCCAACATCCACGCCCGCGACGAGCTGCACCGCCATTCCAAGATTTCGTCGGCCGCGACCGCCGTGATCTGCGGCCTCGGCCCCTACGGCTACATCGCCGCGATCCACGCGGTTGCGGAGATGGCGAAGAAGCAGGCCTGACCGCGGCCTACCGCGTGCCGAAGGTGGTGGCGCCGAACAGCGCTTTTTGCGTCGCGGGCTGCGAGCGCCAGTATTGCGGAGGTGCGGCGACCTCACCGCCGAGCTCGGCGGCGGCGTGCCAGCCCCAGCGCGGGTCGTAGAGCATGCCGCGGGCGAGCGCGACCATGTCGGCCTTGCCGGAGGCTATGATGTCCTCGGCCTGCCTCGCTTCGGTGATCAGACCGACCGCGATGGTGGTGAGGGAGGTTGCTTGTTTCACCGCCTGCGCCAGCGGCACCTGGTAGCCGGGACCGAGCGGAATCTTCTGCAATGGCGACACGCCGCCGGAGGAGACGTCGATCCAGTCGAGGCCGCGCTTCTTGAGCTCGAGGGCAAATTCGATGGTCTGCGGCAGATCCCAGCCGCCCTCGACCCAGTCGGTCGCCGAGACCCGCAGGCCGACCGGCTTGCTCGCCGGAAACGCCGCGCGCACCGCCTCGAACACTTCGAGCGGGAAGCGCATCCGGTTCTGCAGCGAGCCGCCATATTCGTCGCCGCGCTTGTTCGATATCGGCGACAGGAACTGGTGCAGGAGATAGCCGTGCGCGCAATGCACTTCCAGCGCGTCGATGCCGAGCCGCTCGGCGCGCCTGGCCGCCGCCATGAAAGCCTCGCGCACGCGCTTCAGCCCCGCCGCATCGAACGCGCGCGGCGGTGTCTCGGTTTCCTTGTGCGGCACCGCGGAGGGACCCTCGGCCTGCCAGCCGCCTTCGGAAACAGGGATCAGCTGGCCGCCATCCCACGGCGTGTGGCTCGAGGCCTTGCGGCCGGCATGGGCGAGCTGCATCGCGACCGCGGTCTTCGAATGCTTGCGCACCGAGGCCAGGATAGGCCTCAGCGCCGCCTCGGTGGCGTCGTTCCACAGACCGAGGCAGCCCGGGGTGATGCGGCCGATCGGCTCCACCGCGGTCGCCTCGATGCAGAACATCGCCGCCCCCGACAGCGCCAGGCTGTTGATGTGGGTGAAGTGCCAGTCATTGGCCTCGCCGTTCTCGGCCGAATACTGGCACATCGGCGCCACCATGATGCGGTTGGGAAGCGCAAGGCCGCGCAATTGGATCGGGGAAAACAGGGCGCTCATGCTGATTATCCGGAGGATGGGAGGGATCGCCGGCGGACACCTTATGTCGCGCCGCTCCGATTACCAACTGCCGGCGTCGCCGGACCGACCGCGGCAGGCGAGCCTCAATTCATCAGGGTGAACTGCAGCATCAGGTTACGCTGGATCATCGAAAAATTATCGTCGGAGACCAGCGTCAGCACGGTGTCGCCCTCCGGCGTGACATGGGCGTCGATGGCTTCCATGTTGTCGACCTCGTGGCCGAGATCCGCATCGAAGATCAGGGGACCGTCGACCACCGCGCCCGGAGCGACCGATTTCAGCGGCACCCGCCGAATCCGGATGGCAACGCCGGCGAGCCAGGAAAATTTCCGCTCCAGCACCAGCAGGTCGCCCGAAGCCAGCAGCACCGCGTCGCTGACATCGAAATTCTGGCTGCGGCGGATGCCGAACTGCCCCGGTGTCTTGCCGCCGATCAGGAAGGCGACGATATTGCCTTCCGAATCGAGCCCACGCTCGGAGATCGCGATCAGCGTGCCTGCCAGGGCCAGGCCCTTCGGCACCATGACAAGTGCTTCCAGCCCCCTGTTGTAGGGCAGCTTGCGCGCCGCCGCCGGCAGCGGCACCTCCTCGCCGCGCGAACGCGTAAAGCCCTTGCTGAAATCGTAACGCAGGATCCGGTTGACGCGCTCGAGGCCGACATAAACCTGGGAGCCGTCGAGCGCCAGCGCTTCGGTATCGAACCAGCCGCGCGCGGTGATCGGCCTGCCGTCGGCCCCCAGCAAGGGGGCCGCCTCGACGTCGTCGAGCCCGGTCATCTCGCGGCCCCGATAGACGATGCGGCCGGTGAACCAGCTGCCCTTGTCGCTGACAGCAATGAAGCGCTCGCCCTTCGCATCGAGACGAAACCCCGACAGCCCGCCAAAACCGCGAAACCGCGAGGTAAGAATAAGTCCGCTGCGATATTCCAGCGACCCGAAGCGCACCCGCGCGCGGTCGCGGGTGTCGAAGGAAGGGATCGGCCGGGCGTTGACCTCGATCGAGACCGGGGCGGCGACCGTGAATTCGTCCGGCGCCACCGGCTCCCGCGCGTAGGCGCGGGCGGGAATCGCGGAGGCAGAAAGCCCCGCCGCCGTCAACTTCAGGAAGCGGCGGCGGCTGGGATGCCCGAACATGCCGTTACGAATGCAATCGGCGCCGTGAGCCAGATTTGGACGGCGCAGCGCCATGGGTCTCGCTGAACAGCTCGGCGAGCTTTTCGGTGATGGCGCCGCCGAGTTCCTCGGCATCGACGATGGTGACCGCGCGGCGATAATAGCGGGTAACGTCGTGACCGATGCCGATCGCGATCAGTTCGACCGGCGAACGGGTCTCGATTTCTTCGATGATGTGGCGCAGATGGCGCTCCAGGTAATTACCTGCATTGACCGACAGCGTGGAGTCGTCGACCGGGGCACCGTCGGAAATCATCATCAGGATCTTGCGCTGCTCGGAGCGGCCCAACAGCCGCTTGTGCGCCCAGTCCAGCGCCTCGCCGTCGATGTTTTCCTTCAAAAGTCCTTCGCGCATCATCAGCCCGAGATTCTTGCGCGCGCGGCGCCACGGGGCGTCGGCGGATTTGTAGATGATGTGGCGCAGGTCGTTCAGCCGTCCGGGATTGGCCGGCTTGCCGGCGGCAAGCCACGCCTCGCGCGACTGCCCGCCCTTCCAGGCCCGCGTCGTGAAGCCGAGAATTTCCACCTTCACGCCGCAGCGCTCCAGCGTCCGCGCCAGAATATCGGCGCAGGTCGCCGCCACCGTAATCGGGCGTCCGCGCATCGAGCCGGAATTGTCCAGCAGCAGCGTCACCACGGTGTCGCGGAAGGTCGCTTCCTTCTCATGCATGAACGACAGCGGGTGATAGGGATCGGTCACCACGCGCGACAGCCGTGCGGGATCGAGAATGCCCTCTTCGAGATCGAACTCCCAGGCGCGGTTCTGCTGCGCCATCAGCCGGCGCTGCAGCCGGTTGGCAAGCCGCGCCACGATGCCTTGCAGATGCGCGAGCTGCTTGTCGAGATAGCTGCGCAACCGCTCCAGCTCGTCATGGTCGCAGAGGTCTTCGGCGGCGATCACCTCGTCGAATTTCGGCGCGAAAGCGTGATATTCCGGCCCGCGCGGTTCGTTGGCGCCCTTCGAATTCGGCCGCGTCGCCTCGCCCGGCGTCTCGTCGTCGCCGAGTTCGCCGTCGTCGAAGGTGTCGCTGGTGGAGGCCTGCGCGCTTTCCATCGCGCTTTCCGACATCTCGTCGGTGGAGGCCTGCGCCTGGTCGGCGCTCATCTCCTGCGCCGCGTCAGAGTCGGGCGAGCCTTCCGCGCCGGACTGGTCGTTCTCGCCGTCGCGGTTT
The sequence above is drawn from the Bradyrhizobium sediminis genome and encodes:
- the cobT gene encoding cobaltochelatase subunit CobT; this encodes MTTSNQKFRTGSKEAPTEPFKRAVTSCLRAIAKAPELEVTFAAERPGLAPGKARLPEPARKMTKRDAAIVRGHADSIALKLACHDPKVHRKLMPGNPQARGVFEAVEQARVEAIGARRMAGVARNLTAMLDDHFHRGKFDEITDRADAPLSDALAMLVRERLTGLAPPAAAKKMVDLWRPVLEDKIGARLDQLNRVTEDQARFGDVVHDLLSALDLGDDRNADADEDENQDENRDGENDQSGAEGSPDSDAAQEMSADQAQASTDEMSESAMESAQASTSDTFDDGELGDDETPGEATRPNSKGANEPRGPEYHAFAPKFDEVIAAEDLCDHDELERLRSYLDKQLAHLQGIVARLANRLQRRLMAQQNRAWEFDLEEGILDPARLSRVVTDPYHPLSFMHEKEATFRDTVVTLLLDNSGSMRGRPITVAATCADILARTLERCGVKVEILGFTTRAWKGGQSREAWLAAGKPANPGRLNDLRHIIYKSADAPWRRARKNLGLMMREGLLKENIDGEALDWAHKRLLGRSEQRKILMMISDGAPVDDSTLSVNAGNYLERHLRHIIEEIETRSPVELIAIGIGHDVTRYYRRAVTIVDAEELGGAITEKLAELFSETHGAAPSKSGSRRRLHS
- a CDS encoding NADH:flavin oxidoreductase/NADH oxidase, which produces MSALFSPIQLRGLALPNRIMVAPMCQYSAENGEANDWHFTHINSLALSGAAMFCIEATAVEPIGRITPGCLGLWNDATEAALRPILASVRKHSKTAVAMQLAHAGRKASSHTPWDGGQLIPVSEGGWQAEGPSAVPHKETETPPRAFDAAGLKRVREAFMAAARRAERLGIDALEVHCAHGYLLHQFLSPISNKRGDEYGGSLQNRMRFPLEVFEAVRAAFPASKPVGLRVSATDWVEGGWDLPQTIEFALELKKRGLDWIDVSSGGVSPLQKIPLGPGYQVPLAQAVKQATSLTTIAVGLITEARQAEDIIASGKADMVALARGMLYDPRWGWHAAAELGGEVAAPPQYWRSQPATQKALFGATTFGTR
- a CDS encoding esterase-like activity of phytase family protein — its product is MFGHPSRRRFLKLTAAGLSASAIPARAYAREPVAPDEFTVAAPVSIEVNARPIPSFDTRDRARVRFGSLEYRSGLILTSRFRGFGGLSGFRLDAKGERFIAVSDKGSWFTGRIVYRGREMTGLDDVEAAPLLGADGRPITARGWFDTEALALDGSQVYVGLERVNRILRYDFSKGFTRSRGEEVPLPAAARKLPYNRGLEALVMVPKGLALAGTLIAISERGLDSEGNIVAFLIGGKTPGQFGIRRSQNFDVSDAVLLASGDLLVLERKFSWLAGVAIRIRRVPLKSVAPGAVVDGPLIFDADLGHEVDNMEAIDAHVTPEGDTVLTLVSDDNFSMIQRNLMLQFTLMN
- the aroQ gene encoding type II 3-dehydroquinate dehydratase, which translates into the protein MKRVMILNGPNLNLLGVREPHIYGTTTLAQIRENCEQHAARLGLTLSFHQSNHEGALVDLIQSARQDADAIIINPAAYSFTSIAIIDAIKAFEGPVLEVHISNIHARDELHRHSKISSAATAVICGLGPYGYIAAIHAVAEMAKKQA